The following are encoded together in the Kribbella voronezhensis genome:
- a CDS encoding cell division protein PerM, which produces MTDMLSRPGSRDGGSPQPPDPSVAAPTKPVLLSAVIGAGACLLTGLLACAAVAVIGWLAASFGGASGAVRAGATVWLVAHKAGATFGGGSVTIAPLGLTLFLAWCLYRAGRFTARVSGADKTGELAVASGALAVTYGLGALIIALLTSDNTVKVSPVSAFLGAATLAIVAGTAGVLVESGAAADIADATPTGLRDAVPAAAAAVLTVIATASLLYAVILAIHFSRVTSMLELLDAGVVGSVVLFALCLMLLPNVLLYVVAFVAGPGFQLGVGTSVAPTGVVVGNLPALPLLAAVPADGATSTYLLVLTAVVPLAAGVVAGLVITRRGLKTVEAEALGWDAFALRGAIAALLGGLALLVLMVLAGGAAGPGRMAEVGIPGAIPAAGVLTAGMAIGAAITAGVVAARRPGVPEADTGPGGIER; this is translated from the coding sequence ATGACCGACATGCTGAGCCGCCCAGGCAGCCGTGACGGCGGATCCCCGCAGCCGCCCGACCCGTCCGTCGCCGCACCGACGAAACCGGTGCTGCTGTCGGCCGTGATCGGCGCCGGCGCCTGCCTGCTGACCGGTCTGCTGGCGTGTGCCGCGGTCGCGGTGATCGGCTGGCTGGCGGCCTCCTTCGGTGGTGCCTCCGGGGCCGTCCGCGCCGGTGCCACGGTGTGGCTGGTCGCGCACAAGGCCGGTGCCACGTTCGGTGGCGGCTCTGTGACGATCGCTCCGCTCGGCCTCACCCTGTTCCTGGCCTGGTGCCTGTACCGCGCCGGCCGGTTCACCGCGCGGGTCAGCGGAGCCGACAAGACCGGCGAACTCGCCGTGGCGTCCGGAGCTCTTGCGGTCACGTACGGGCTCGGCGCGCTGATCATTGCCCTGCTGACGTCGGACAACACCGTCAAGGTGTCGCCGGTGTCGGCTTTCCTCGGTGCTGCCACCCTGGCAATCGTGGCCGGCACTGCTGGGGTCCTGGTGGAGTCGGGTGCCGCTGCGGACATCGCCGATGCGACCCCGACCGGCCTGCGTGACGCAGTACCGGCTGCTGCTGCCGCAGTACTGACAGTGATCGCCACAGCCTCACTCCTGTACGCCGTGATCCTGGCGATCCACTTCTCGCGGGTCACCTCGATGCTGGAACTCCTGGACGCGGGCGTGGTCGGTTCGGTCGTGCTGTTCGCGCTCTGCCTGATGCTGCTGCCCAACGTGCTGCTGTACGTCGTGGCGTTCGTCGCCGGTCCCGGCTTCCAGCTCGGCGTGGGGACCTCGGTCGCACCGACCGGCGTCGTGGTGGGGAATCTCCCCGCGCTGCCGCTGCTGGCCGCAGTACCGGCTGACGGCGCTACGTCGACGTACCTGCTCGTGCTGACTGCTGTGGTGCCACTGGCCGCCGGTGTGGTCGCTGGGCTGGTGATCACGCGGCGCGGGCTGAAGACGGTGGAGGCCGAGGCGCTCGGGTGGGACGCGTTCGCGCTGCGAGGGGCGATCGCGGCCCTGCTCGGCGGACTCGCCCTGCTCGTCCTGATGGTGCTCGCGGGCGGTGCGGCCGGACCGGGCCGGATGGCCGAGGTGGGCATCCCCGGCGCGATTCCGGCGGCCGGGGTACTGACGGCCGGGATGGCGATCGGCGCGGCGATCACCGCCGGTGTCGTCGCGGCCCGGCGCCCGGGGGTACCGGAGGCCGACACCGGACCCGGAGGCATCGAGCGATAG
- the purN gene encoding phosphoribosylglycinamide formyltransferase: MTDPNAPARLVVLISGSGSNLQALLDACEDPAYGAQVVAVGADREGIAGLDRAAAAGVPTFVHKVKDHAERAAWDRALTASVAEYKPDLVISAGFLKLVGDDFLGAFGDRYINTHNALLPAFPGIHGPRDALEYGVKVAGATLFFVDGGVDTGPIISQVVVPVEDDDTEETLTERIKEVERRQLVEWVGRLVRDGWTITGRKVRLK, from the coding sequence GTGACTGACCCGAATGCCCCCGCGCGTCTGGTCGTGCTGATCTCGGGTTCCGGTTCGAACCTGCAAGCACTGCTGGACGCCTGCGAAGACCCGGCGTACGGCGCGCAGGTGGTCGCCGTCGGCGCGGATCGCGAGGGGATCGCCGGGCTCGACCGGGCCGCCGCCGCGGGCGTGCCGACCTTCGTGCACAAGGTGAAGGACCACGCCGAGCGCGCTGCGTGGGACCGTGCACTGACGGCTTCCGTGGCGGAGTACAAGCCCGATCTGGTCATCTCGGCCGGCTTCCTGAAGCTGGTCGGCGACGACTTCCTCGGGGCGTTCGGCGATCGCTACATCAACACCCACAACGCGCTGCTGCCCGCGTTCCCCGGTATCCACGGGCCTCGCGACGCGCTCGAGTACGGCGTCAAGGTGGCCGGCGCGACCCTGTTCTTCGTCGACGGCGGGGTCGACACCGGGCCGATCATCAGCCAGGTCGTCGTGCCCGTCGAGGACGACGACACCGAAGAAACCCTGACCGAACGGATCAAGGAGGTCGAACGCCGCCAGCTGGTGGAGTGGGTCGGCCGGCTGGTCCGCGACGGCTGGACCATCACCGGACGAAAGGTTCGACTGAAGTGA
- a CDS encoding glycoside hydrolase family 13 protein yields MTEQASRPVDDWWRSAVVYQVYPRSFADADGDGTGDVNGIRARLPYLADLGIDAIWISPWYPSPLLDGGYDVSDYRDINPEFGTLADADALIAEAHALGIRILIDLVPNHCSWEHPWFKAALAAGKGSPERERFWFRDSKEGGLPPTNWPAAFGGPAWQQIEDGQWYLHLFDISQPDWNWDHPDVIAEFDSILRFWFDRGIDGFRIDVADSMAKDPTLPDVPLHEDGEPTREKYVGNPFYDQPAVHTIHQRWRAIADEYAGTPQGPRVFVAEAWLSPAERLAQYVRPHELHSAFNFDVLRCAWDAKELREVIDHTTENLWAVGAPATWVLSNHDTVRHRTRYGRDQREALEGAGVVPTDLELGRRRARAAALLELALPGGAYIYQGDELGLPEVEDLPEEVLDDPTWERSGHTVRGRDGCRVPIPWSGSEPPYGFGSGDGQPWLPQPADWAPLTAEAEAADPDSHLSLYKAALRIRRAEEALGEGRLSWDSDAPAGVLSFTRDPGFRCVVNLGAGPIDLPADAEVLLSSEPLADGKLPSDATAWLKV; encoded by the coding sequence ATGACAGAACAAGCGAGCAGACCAGTTGACGACTGGTGGCGCAGCGCCGTCGTGTACCAGGTGTACCCGCGGTCGTTCGCCGACGCGGACGGTGACGGGACGGGCGACGTGAACGGGATCCGGGCCCGGCTGCCGTACCTGGCCGACCTCGGCATCGACGCGATCTGGATCAGCCCGTGGTACCCGTCCCCGCTGCTGGATGGCGGCTACGACGTGTCCGACTACCGCGACATCAACCCCGAGTTCGGCACGCTGGCCGACGCGGACGCGCTGATCGCGGAGGCGCACGCGCTCGGGATCCGGATCCTGATCGACCTGGTGCCGAACCACTGCTCCTGGGAGCACCCGTGGTTCAAGGCCGCGCTGGCCGCCGGCAAGGGGTCGCCGGAGCGGGAGCGGTTCTGGTTCCGCGACAGCAAGGAGGGCGGCCTGCCGCCGACGAACTGGCCGGCCGCGTTCGGTGGGCCGGCCTGGCAGCAGATCGAGGACGGGCAGTGGTACCTGCACCTGTTCGACATCTCCCAGCCGGACTGGAACTGGGACCATCCCGACGTGATCGCCGAGTTCGACTCGATCCTGCGGTTCTGGTTCGACCGCGGCATCGACGGCTTCCGGATCGACGTGGCCGACTCGATGGCCAAGGACCCCACCCTGCCCGACGTCCCGCTGCACGAGGACGGCGAGCCGACCCGGGAGAAGTACGTCGGCAACCCGTTCTACGACCAGCCCGCGGTGCACACGATCCATCAGCGCTGGCGCGCGATCGCCGACGAGTACGCCGGTACGCCGCAAGGCCCGCGGGTGTTCGTCGCCGAAGCCTGGTTGTCGCCGGCCGAGCGACTGGCGCAGTACGTGCGACCCCACGAGCTGCACTCCGCGTTCAACTTCGACGTACTGCGGTGTGCCTGGGACGCCAAGGAACTCCGGGAGGTGATCGACCACACCACCGAGAACCTGTGGGCCGTCGGCGCACCGGCGACCTGGGTGCTGAGCAACCACGACACCGTCCGGCACCGCACTCGCTACGGCCGGGACCAGCGCGAGGCCCTGGAGGGCGCCGGTGTGGTCCCGACGGATCTCGAACTCGGCCGGCGCCGGGCCCGCGCGGCCGCGCTGCTCGAGCTCGCGCTTCCCGGTGGTGCGTACATCTACCAGGGCGACGAGCTCGGTCTGCCCGAGGTGGAGGACCTGCCGGAAGAGGTGCTGGACGATCCGACCTGGGAGCGGTCGGGGCACACCGTGCGCGGTCGCGACGGTTGCCGGGTGCCGATTCCGTGGAGCGGCAGCGAACCGCCGTACGGGTTCGGTAGTGGGGACGGACAGCCGTGGTTGCCGCAGCCGGCCGACTGGGCTCCGCTGACGGCCGAGGCCGAGGCGGCCGATCCGGACAGCCACCTTTCGCTCTACAAGGCGGCGCTGCGGATCCGCCGGGCCGAGGAGGCTCTCGGCGAAGGCCGGCTCAGCTGGGACTCCGACGCTCCGGCCGGTGTTCTCTCGTTCACCCGGGACCCGGGCTTCCGGTGTGTCGTCAACCTGGGCGCCGGCCCGATCGACCTGCCCGCCGACGCCGAAGTACTGCTGTCGAGTGAACCGCTGGCCGACGGCAAGCTGCCCAGCGATGCCACCGCCTGGCTGAAGGTCTGA
- the purH gene encoding bifunctional phosphoribosylaminoimidazolecarboxamide formyltransferase/IMP cyclohydrolase — protein sequence MSTDRRPIRRALISVYDKTGLEELAKALSDAGVQLVSTGSTAARIAAAGVPVTKVEDLTGFPECLDGRVKTLHPKVHAGLLADVRKPDHVEQLAEMRVEPFDLLVSNLYPFSETVASGASVDECVEQIDIGGPSMVRGAAKNHANVAVVTSPSQYSDVYAVLGEGGFSLEQRQRLAAAAFVHTAEYDVAVASWMGNVLTDSSEGSGFPAWVGASWEKKAVLRYGENPHQPAALYSNGGSGLASAEQLHGKEMSYNNYVDADAARRTAYDFTEPAVAIIKHANPCGIAVGKDIAEAHRRAHECDPVSAYGGVIATNRPVSVELAKQVAEIFTEVLVAPGFEDGAVEVLQAKKNIRLLVCGPDTSAQPVEFRAISGGLLMQQKDVFQAPGDDPSGWQLAAGPAASDEVLADLAFAWKACRAVKSNAILLAADGASVGVGMGQVNRVDSCRLAVSRAADRAAGSVAASDAFFPFPDGLEVLIDAGVKAVVQPGGSIRDDAAIEAATKAGITMYFTNTRHFFH from the coding sequence GTGAGCACCGACCGCAGGCCGATCCGCCGGGCGCTGATCAGCGTCTACGACAAGACCGGTCTGGAGGAGCTCGCGAAGGCGCTGTCCGACGCCGGGGTCCAGCTGGTGTCGACCGGCTCCACCGCCGCCCGGATCGCCGCGGCCGGCGTACCGGTGACCAAGGTGGAAGACCTCACCGGGTTCCCCGAGTGCCTGGACGGGCGGGTGAAGACGCTGCACCCGAAGGTGCACGCCGGTCTGCTCGCCGACGTCCGCAAGCCCGACCACGTGGAGCAGCTCGCCGAGATGCGCGTCGAGCCGTTCGACCTGCTGGTCAGCAACCTGTACCCGTTCAGCGAGACGGTCGCCTCGGGCGCGTCGGTGGACGAGTGTGTCGAGCAGATCGACATCGGTGGTCCGTCGATGGTCCGCGGCGCGGCCAAGAACCACGCGAACGTTGCCGTGGTGACCTCGCCTTCGCAGTACTCAGATGTCTATGCCGTGCTTGGGGAGGGTGGGTTCTCGCTGGAGCAGCGGCAGCGGCTGGCTGCTGCGGCCTTCGTGCACACCGCGGAGTACGACGTGGCTGTGGCGTCCTGGATGGGCAACGTGCTCACGGACAGCAGCGAAGGCTCGGGCTTCCCGGCGTGGGTCGGCGCTTCGTGGGAGAAGAAGGCGGTCCTGCGGTACGGCGAGAACCCGCACCAGCCGGCTGCGCTCTACAGCAACGGCGGATCCGGGCTGGCCTCGGCCGAGCAGCTGCACGGCAAGGAGATGTCGTACAACAACTACGTCGACGCGGACGCGGCCCGGCGTACGGCGTACGACTTCACCGAGCCGGCCGTCGCGATCATCAAGCACGCGAACCCGTGCGGCATCGCGGTCGGCAAGGACATCGCCGAGGCGCACCGGCGCGCCCACGAGTGCGACCCGGTCTCGGCGTACGGCGGCGTGATCGCCACCAACCGCCCGGTCTCGGTCGAGCTGGCCAAGCAGGTCGCGGAGATCTTCACCGAGGTGCTCGTCGCGCCTGGTTTCGAAGACGGCGCGGTCGAGGTGCTGCAGGCGAAGAAGAACATCCGCCTGCTGGTCTGCGGACCGGATACCTCAGCTCAGCCGGTCGAGTTCCGCGCGATCAGCGGCGGGCTGCTGATGCAGCAGAAGGACGTCTTCCAGGCGCCCGGCGACGACCCGTCCGGCTGGCAACTGGCCGCCGGTCCGGCCGCCTCCGACGAGGTGCTCGCCGACCTCGCCTTCGCCTGGAAAGCCTGCCGGGCGGTCAAGTCCAACGCGATCCTGCTGGCCGCGGACGGCGCCTCGGTCGGCGTCGGCATGGGCCAGGTCAACCGCGTCGACTCCTGCCGCCTCGCCGTCTCCCGCGCCGCCGACCGCGCGGCCGGCTCCGTCGCCGCCTCGGACGCCTTCTTCCCCTTCCCCGACGGCCTCGAGGTCCTCATCGACGCAGGCGTCAAAGCCGTCGTCCAGCCCGGCGGCTCCATCCGGGACGACGCCGCCATCGAAGCCGCCACCAAGGCCGGCATCACCATGTACTTCACCA
- a CDS encoding carbohydrate ABC transporter permease, with product MSTNVKVAAAEASPWRKWAPLVGVGVIVIYCLAPFYWMAVSAFRRPSDQFSNKLIPAPFSIQNFKDVFSGSNGFGKGLLNSLIVAGTVTILTLLIGMVAAYTLARLDFKFKNAVLAIIITTSMFPGISLVIPLLKLFINIKWINTYQAMIVPSLSFALPLAVWNLTAFFRQMPRELEQAAMVDGCTPAQAFRKVIIPLAAPGVFTTAIITFIAAWNEFLIALSMTNKKSVQTANVIISQFTGTTGRDQPFGSQMAAGVVVTIPLVIAVLLFQRRIVAGLTAGGVK from the coding sequence ATGAGCACGAACGTGAAGGTTGCCGCGGCCGAGGCCAGCCCCTGGCGTAAGTGGGCGCCGCTGGTCGGCGTGGGCGTCATCGTCATCTACTGTCTGGCGCCGTTCTACTGGATGGCCGTCTCGGCGTTCCGGCGGCCGAGCGACCAGTTCTCCAACAAGCTGATCCCGGCACCGTTCTCGATCCAGAACTTCAAGGACGTCTTCAGCGGCAGCAACGGGTTCGGCAAAGGCCTGCTGAACAGCCTGATCGTGGCCGGCACGGTGACGATCCTGACCCTGCTGATCGGCATGGTCGCGGCGTACACGCTGGCCCGGCTGGACTTCAAGTTCAAGAACGCGGTGCTGGCGATCATCATCACCACGTCGATGTTCCCCGGGATCTCGCTGGTGATCCCGCTGCTGAAGTTGTTCATCAACATCAAGTGGATCAACACCTACCAGGCGATGATCGTGCCCAGCCTGTCGTTCGCACTGCCGCTGGCGGTGTGGAACCTGACCGCGTTCTTCCGGCAGATGCCGCGGGAACTCGAGCAGGCGGCGATGGTCGACGGCTGTACGCCGGCGCAGGCGTTCCGCAAGGTGATCATCCCGTTGGCGGCGCCCGGTGTGTTCACCACGGCGATCATCACCTTCATCGCCGCGTGGAACGAGTTCCTGATCGCGCTGAGCATGACCAACAAGAAGTCGGTGCAGACGGCGAACGTGATCATCTCGCAGTTCACCGGCACGACCGGCCGGGACCAGCCGTTCGGCAGCCAGATGGCCGCCGGCGTGGTGGTCACGATCCCGCTCGTGATCGCGGTGCTGCTGTTCCAGCGGCGCATCGTGGCCGGTCTGACCGCCGGCGGGGTGAAGTAG
- a CDS encoding ABC transporter substrate-binding protein — MRFERSHTRRAVALGVASSLVLLASACGGDSGDKNSSGGGGALEGHGPITFATGKDTSGFLPKQVAAWNSQHPDEKVEIKELPENANDQRQQMVQNAQNQSDAFSVLNMDVVWTSEFAANQWIEPLPEDKFPDLPKLIPATVETAKYRDKLYAVPITSDGGLLYYRKDLLDQAGVQVPKTWDEMLAACLAVQAKVPSAKGMSCYAGQFEKYEGLTVNFSEAINSAGGVVVDKDGKPNVDTPEALAGLEELTKGFSTGAIPKAAITYKEEEGRRAFQEGKLLFHRNWPYVYALAQKTDGSSKIVNKFGVAPLPGKSGPGVSSLGGHDYAISKFAKNKATAVDFINFMASEARQKVNLSGSSQAPTYASLYDDPALNKQFPYLAPLKASILGAQPRPRVVKYGDVTAAIQDAAYNALSGKTQPKQALTDLQTKLTSLITQ, encoded by the coding sequence ATGAGGTTTGAACGATCACACACACGCCGGGCCGTGGCCTTGGGTGTCGCGAGCAGCCTGGTGTTGCTCGCGTCAGCGTGTGGCGGTGACAGCGGGGACAAGAACTCCAGCGGGGGCGGCGGCGCGCTCGAAGGGCACGGCCCGATCACCTTTGCCACCGGCAAGGACACCTCCGGCTTCCTGCCGAAGCAGGTCGCGGCGTGGAACTCCCAGCACCCCGACGAGAAGGTCGAGATCAAGGAGCTTCCGGAGAACGCCAACGACCAGCGTCAGCAGATGGTGCAGAACGCGCAGAACCAGTCCGACGCGTTCAGCGTGCTGAACATGGACGTCGTCTGGACGTCGGAGTTCGCGGCGAACCAATGGATCGAGCCGTTGCCCGAGGACAAGTTCCCTGATCTGCCGAAGCTGATCCCTGCGACGGTCGAGACGGCCAAGTACCGCGACAAGCTGTACGCGGTGCCGATCACCTCCGACGGTGGTCTGCTCTACTACCGCAAGGACCTGCTGGACCAGGCGGGCGTGCAGGTGCCGAAGACGTGGGACGAGATGCTCGCGGCCTGTCTGGCCGTGCAGGCGAAGGTTCCCTCGGCCAAGGGGATGAGCTGCTACGCCGGCCAGTTCGAGAAGTACGAAGGCCTCACGGTGAACTTCTCCGAGGCCATCAACTCCGCCGGCGGTGTTGTCGTCGACAAGGACGGCAAGCCGAACGTCGACACGCCGGAGGCGCTGGCCGGTCTCGAGGAGCTCACGAAGGGCTTCAGCACCGGGGCCATCCCGAAGGCCGCGATCACCTACAAGGAAGAGGAAGGCCGGCGCGCCTTCCAGGAGGGCAAGCTGCTCTTCCACCGCAACTGGCCGTACGTGTACGCGCTCGCCCAGAAGACCGATGGTTCGTCGAAGATCGTGAACAAGTTCGGTGTCGCTCCGCTGCCGGGCAAGTCCGGCCCGGGCGTCTCGTCGCTCGGTGGTCACGACTACGCGATCAGCAAGTTCGCCAAGAACAAGGCGACGGCTGTCGACTTCATCAACTTCATGGCCAGCGAGGCGCGGCAGAAGGTGAACCTGTCGGGCAGTTCGCAGGCACCGACCTACGCGTCGCTCTACGACGACCCGGCGCTGAACAAGCAGTTCCCGTACCTGGCTCCGCTCAAGGCTTCGATCCTGGGCGCCCAGCCGCGGCCGCGCGTGGTCAAGTACGGCGATGTCACCGCAGCGATCCAGGATGCGGCGTACAACGCTCTGAGCGGTAAGACGCAGCCCAAGCAGGCCCTCACCGACCTGCAGACCAAGCTGACCTCACTCATCACTCAGTGA
- a CDS encoding carbohydrate ABC transporter permease has translation MSESAPINNRSESKASKRVTSFNEGTGRLAAILLSPTLIVLALVVLYPIVSALRESLYTSGTKLDANGFVVKGSTFVGLDNYAAIFSGDTGSRFWTAFYNTTFFTVVCVVLETVLGVAMALIMHKAFKGRSVVRAAILVPWAIPTVVSALLWKWIFQADGIANTLIGSQILWSTDGWQAKLSIIIADTWKTAPFIGLLVLAGLQTIPAEVYEAAKVDGASVLQTFRRITLPLVKPALLVAVLFRILDTLRIFDLPYVLVGPHKPSVETLSMLGYDEAFNTRYGPAAAYATVLFLYVAAVAYVFVKLLGADVIGEARAKLPGGKKKRRRAIAAPGAAEASLAGGQ, from the coding sequence ATGAGTGAGTCCGCCCCGATCAACAACAGGTCGGAGTCCAAAGCCAGTAAGCGCGTCACGAGTTTCAACGAGGGCACCGGCCGGCTGGCGGCGATTCTGCTCTCGCCGACGCTGATCGTGCTCGCTCTGGTCGTGCTGTACCCGATCGTCTCCGCGTTGCGGGAGTCGCTGTACACGAGCGGTACGAAGCTTGACGCCAACGGGTTCGTCGTCAAGGGTTCCACCTTCGTCGGGCTCGACAACTACGCGGCCATCTTCAGCGGCGACACCGGCAGCCGCTTCTGGACCGCTTTCTACAACACGACCTTCTTCACGGTCGTGTGCGTCGTGCTGGAAACCGTGCTCGGTGTGGCGATGGCCCTCATCATGCACAAGGCGTTCAAGGGCCGGTCCGTCGTCCGGGCCGCGATCCTGGTGCCGTGGGCCATCCCGACCGTGGTGTCGGCGCTGCTGTGGAAGTGGATCTTCCAGGCCGACGGCATCGCGAACACCTTGATCGGCTCGCAGATCCTGTGGTCGACCGACGGCTGGCAGGCCAAGTTGTCGATCATCATCGCCGACACCTGGAAGACCGCGCCGTTCATCGGTCTGCTGGTGCTGGCCGGTCTGCAGACCATTCCGGCCGAGGTGTACGAGGCGGCGAAGGTGGACGGCGCGAGTGTGCTGCAGACGTTCCGCCGGATCACGTTGCCGCTGGTCAAACCGGCGCTGCTGGTCGCGGTACTGTTCCGCATCCTCGACACGCTGCGGATCTTCGACCTGCCCTACGTGCTGGTCGGTCCGCACAAGCCGTCGGTGGAGACGTTGTCGATGCTTGGCTACGACGAAGCGTTCAACACCAGATACGGGCCGGCGGCGGCGTACGCGACTGTCCTGTTCCTGTACGTCGCGGCGGTCGCCTACGTGTTCGTGAAACTGCTCGGTGCCGACGTGATCGGCGAGGCCCGGGCGAAGCTGCCCGGTGGCAAGAAGAAACGCCGCCGTGCGATCGCAGCGCCGGGTGCGGCCGAGGCAAGCCTTGCGGGAGGTCAGTGA
- the sucD gene encoding succinate--CoA ligase subunit alpha, which yields MSIFLTKDSKVIVQGMTGSEGTKHTTRMLASGTNIVGGVTPGKGGQSVDFDGKAISVFGSVAEAVKETGADVSVVFVPPKFTKGAVFEAIDAGVALVVVITEGVPVHDTAEFFAHAQASGTTRIIGPNCPGIITPGEANAGIIPANIAGAGRIGLVSKSGTLTYQMMYELSDFGFSTAIGIGGDPIIGTTHIDALRAFQDDPDTDAIVMIGEIGGDAEERAAAFIKENVTKPVVGYVAGFTAPEGKTMGHAGAIVSGSSGTAAAKQEALEAVGVKVGKTPSETANLMRAIMQDLSK from the coding sequence ATGTCGATCTTCCTCACCAAGGACAGCAAGGTCATCGTCCAGGGCATGACCGGCTCCGAGGGCACCAAGCACACCACCCGGATGCTTGCCTCCGGCACCAACATCGTCGGCGGCGTGACGCCCGGCAAGGGCGGCCAGTCGGTCGATTTCGACGGTAAGGCCATCTCGGTCTTCGGCTCGGTCGCCGAGGCGGTCAAGGAGACCGGTGCCGACGTGTCGGTCGTCTTCGTGCCGCCGAAGTTCACCAAGGGCGCGGTCTTCGAGGCCATCGACGCCGGCGTCGCGCTGGTCGTCGTGATCACCGAAGGCGTCCCGGTGCACGACACCGCGGAGTTCTTCGCGCACGCGCAGGCCTCCGGCACGACCCGGATCATCGGGCCGAACTGCCCGGGCATCATCACCCCCGGCGAGGCCAACGCAGGCATCATCCCGGCGAACATCGCCGGTGCCGGCCGGATCGGTCTGGTGTCGAAGTCGGGCACGCTGACCTACCAGATGATGTACGAGCTGAGCGACTTCGGCTTCTCCACGGCGATCGGGATCGGTGGCGACCCGATCATCGGGACGACCCACATCGACGCGCTGCGGGCGTTCCAGGACGACCCGGACACCGACGCGATCGTGATGATCGGTGAGATCGGTGGTGACGCCGAGGAGCGGGCGGCCGCGTTCATCAAGGAGAACGTGACCAAGCCGGTCGTCGGCTACGTCGCGGGCTTCACCGCCCCGGAGGGCAAGACGATGGGCCACGCCGGCGCCATCGTGTCCGGCTCCTCCGGTACGGCGGCCGCCAAGCAGGAGGCCCTCGAGGCCGTCGGCGTCAAGGTCGGCAAGACGCCGTCCGAGACCGCCAACCTGATGCGCGCGATCATGCAGGACCTGAGCAAGTAG
- the sucC gene encoding ADP-forming succinate--CoA ligase subunit beta — protein MDLMEYQAKTVFAKHGVRTTVGEVVTTPEEARAAAEKIGGKVVVKAQVLTGGRGKAGGVKLASSPDEAEEHARAILGLDIKGHVVRTLNIVPAAAIAEEYYFSFLIDRANRNYLCIASAAGGMEIEEVAHTNPDAVAKISIDPATGVDEAKAREIAEQAGYPADVLDVAAVEIAKLYQVFVTEDASLVEVNPLVKLADGSMEALDGKVTLDENADFRHPEHAAFADSSAEDPLEAKAKAKGLNYVKLDGSVGIIGNGAGLVMSTLDVVAYAGEAYSDGNSGGVKPANFLDIGGGASAEVMANGLEIIISDPQVESVFVNVFGGITACDAVANGIVQAFELLAGRDEHVSKPLVVRLDGNNAEEGRRILDNAGLAGLERVDTMDGAAKRAAELAAK, from the coding sequence GTGGATCTGATGGAGTACCAGGCGAAGACTGTCTTCGCCAAGCACGGTGTGCGGACGACGGTCGGTGAGGTCGTCACCACGCCCGAGGAAGCCCGCGCCGCGGCCGAGAAGATCGGTGGCAAGGTGGTCGTCAAGGCCCAGGTGCTGACCGGTGGCCGGGGCAAGGCAGGCGGCGTCAAGCTCGCCTCCTCGCCCGACGAGGCCGAAGAGCACGCCCGCGCGATCCTCGGCCTGGACATCAAGGGCCACGTGGTCCGGACGCTGAACATCGTCCCGGCCGCCGCGATCGCCGAGGAGTACTACTTCTCCTTCCTGATCGACCGGGCCAACCGCAACTACCTGTGCATCGCCTCCGCCGCCGGCGGGATGGAGATCGAGGAGGTCGCGCACACCAACCCGGACGCGGTCGCCAAGATCTCGATCGACCCGGCGACCGGTGTCGACGAGGCCAAGGCGCGCGAGATCGCCGAGCAGGCCGGCTACCCGGCCGACGTGCTCGACGTCGCGGCGGTCGAGATCGCCAAGCTGTACCAGGTCTTCGTCACCGAGGACGCCTCGCTGGTCGAGGTGAACCCGCTGGTCAAGCTGGCCGACGGCTCGATGGAAGCCCTCGACGGCAAGGTCACCCTGGACGAGAACGCGGACTTCCGGCACCCCGAGCACGCCGCCTTCGCCGACTCCTCGGCCGAGGACCCGCTGGAGGCGAAGGCCAAGGCCAAGGGTCTCAACTACGTCAAGCTCGACGGTTCGGTCGGCATCATCGGCAACGGCGCCGGGCTCGTGATGAGCACGCTGGACGTCGTGGCCTACGCCGGTGAGGCCTATTCAGACGGCAACAGTGGCGGCGTCAAGCCGGCCAACTTCCTCGACATCGGTGGCGGCGCCTCGGCCGAGGTGATGGCGAACGGCCTGGAGATCATCATCTCCGACCCGCAGGTGGAGAGCGTCTTCGTCAACGTCTTCGGCGGCATCACCGCCTGTGACGCGGTCGCCAACGGAATCGTGCAGGCCTTCGAGCTGCTCGCGGGCCGCGACGAGCACGTGAGCAAGCCGCTGGTCGTCCGGCTGGACGGCAACAACGCCGAGGAGGGTCGCCGGATCCTCGACAACGCCGGCCTGGCCGGTCTCGAGCGCGTGGACACGATGGACGGCGCGGCCAAGCGGGCCGCCGAGCTGGCAGCGAAGTAA